From one Streptomyces sp. SCSIO 30461 genomic stretch:
- a CDS encoding DUF2637 domain-containing protein, translated as MTKQSTERYALAAAGGVIVALTVGAFWLSYAHLAEVAGKHGLGSSPARRWAWPATLDAFIVAGELLMLRAGLRQVTDRWAIAITAIGSVGSIALNVAGVSGAGDSRTVHWLDYVVAAVPPTAALLAFGVLMRQIHQLVAEPADRPVPVPDQVPRPAAGTSVQQPEPQQLVPQSKPRGGRPPGATLDELVEIGRIAVAEKSSLTRAIVQQAIRDKGLSVSGKRLTEVMNILRPEFEPDVGTDPVSGCRPQ; from the coding sequence ATGACCAAGCAAAGCACCGAGCGATACGCGCTCGCGGCGGCCGGAGGCGTCATCGTCGCCCTTACCGTCGGTGCCTTCTGGCTCTCGTACGCGCACCTCGCCGAGGTCGCCGGGAAGCACGGGCTCGGCAGCTCCCCGGCGCGGCGGTGGGCGTGGCCCGCAACCCTGGACGCCTTCATCGTCGCGGGCGAGCTGCTCATGCTCCGTGCAGGTCTGCGACAAGTCACCGATCGATGGGCCATCGCCATCACCGCCATCGGGTCGGTCGGTTCCATCGCGCTCAACGTGGCGGGCGTGAGCGGAGCGGGTGACTCCCGCACTGTGCACTGGCTCGACTACGTGGTCGCTGCGGTCCCGCCGACCGCCGCGCTCCTCGCCTTCGGCGTCCTGATGCGGCAGATCCACCAGCTCGTCGCTGAGCCTGCCGACCGTCCGGTCCCCGTTCCCGATCAGGTACCTCGACCGGCGGCCGGTACTTCCGTTCAGCAACCGGAACCCCAGCAGCTGGTTCCGCAGAGCAAGCCGCGCGGCGGCCGACCGCCCGGGGCAACGCTCGACGAACTCGTGGAGATCGGCCGCATCGCCGTCGCCGAAAAGAGCAGCCTCACACGGGCAATCGTCCAGCAGGCCATACGGGACAAGGGACTTTCGGTCAGCGGCAAACGGCTGACCGAAGTGATGAACATCCTCCGGCCCGAATTCGAGCCCGACGTCGGAACCGACCCGGTCAGCGGCTGCCGGCCCCAGTGA
- a CDS encoding MobC family plasmid mobilization relaxosome protein, with product MAETAQRQGAPDREAGAEGGPDPDGLHAVQQQILRPALAADPPVGERAVQNVQPAIRRFTGTKRTVRVGPLRFTGDEHADLQEGAAEHGYKGESGFAADIVLAFITGRFTANLPLSEDRRRTHMFRAQVLRELNRIGVNVNQIARALNSDLTPPDIRHRLDELHRLLELIAEALREPTESRKDLAA from the coding sequence GTGGCGGAGACGGCCCAGCGCCAGGGGGCGCCGGACCGGGAGGCCGGGGCCGAGGGCGGCCCCGACCCGGACGGGCTCCACGCCGTCCAGCAGCAGATCCTCCGCCCCGCACTCGCCGCCGATCCTCCGGTCGGCGAGCGAGCGGTGCAGAACGTGCAGCCGGCGATCCGCCGTTTCACCGGCACCAAGCGGACCGTCCGTGTCGGACCGCTGAGGTTCACCGGCGACGAGCACGCCGACCTCCAAGAGGGTGCTGCCGAGCACGGCTACAAGGGGGAATCCGGCTTCGCTGCCGACATCGTCCTTGCCTTCATCACCGGCCGGTTCACCGCGAACCTGCCGCTGTCCGAGGACCGCCGCCGCACCCACATGTTCCGCGCACAAGTGCTGCGCGAGCTCAACCGCATCGGCGTCAACGTCAACCAGATAGCCCGCGCCCTCAACAGCGACCTCACCCCGCCCGACATCCGCCACCGACTCGACGAGCTCCACCGCCTGCTGGAGCTGATCGCCGAGGCCCTGCGCGAACCGACCGAATCCAGGAAGGACCTGGCCGCGTGA